A genomic region of Magnolia sinica isolate HGM2019 chromosome 6, MsV1, whole genome shotgun sequence contains the following coding sequences:
- the LOC131247903 gene encoding uncharacterized protein LOC131247903 has protein sequence MLEDCFLLLGSFAFFRTSHFVTFPLSLSLSLSLMGQVLATIQGKFQGQQWRQRQLRKITDKVFDHFKDDYGKDHLAFEDLYIAVLFVYNDINKHLPGPHIDPPSKASVKAMMETYDVNLDGQLNREEFAGFIQKLTADTLSVVSRNLIIAMVVAPMVALMTKRATEGVPGIGKYVQRVPNSIYASIVALGVVLVQKSGEECE, from the exons ATGCTCGAGGATTGTTTTCTTCTACTTGGAAGCTTTGCCTTCTTTCGTACTTCCCACTTCGTAacgtttcctctctctctctctctctctctctctctcatggggcAGGTCTTAGCTACGATCCAAGGAAAATTCCAAG GTCAGCAATGGCGGCAGAGGCAACTTAGAAAAATTACTGATAAGGTCTTCGATCATTTTAAAGATGACTATGGGAAAGATCATTTGGCATTTGAAGATCTATACATTGCGGTCCTGTTTGTgtacaa TGATATCAACAAGCATTTGCCTGGACCTCACATTGATCCCCCCTCCAAAGCAAGTGTTAAAGCTATGATGGAG ACATATGATGTTAACCTTGATGGGCAACTCAACCGGGAAGAATTCGCGGGGTTTATCCAGAAGCTGACGGCTGACACGCTGAGCGTGGTTAGCCGAAACTTGATCATTGCAATGGTTGTCGCACCAATGGTGGCACTGATGACAAAGAGGGCAACCGAGGGAGTACCAGGCATTGGTAAGTATGTCCAAAGGGTACCAAATTCAATTTATGCATCCATTGTTGCACTTGGAGTCGTGTTAGTGCAAAAATCTGGCGAGGAGTGTGAGTAG